A window from Prosthecochloris marina encodes these proteins:
- a CDS encoding zinc-dependent alcohol dehydrogenase has translation MQGQAEAIILPKANKLKLNSVLYSADNPNDILVKTIATTITPGVDRLILTNKPVSHRVLNYPIILGSEMIGQVMETGPEVSAVKPGDFVYTFKGDRWAGIETYYGCHAEVVPTSEENVLPLGRKPIHRDLLTGLLGYVIAAIEKARPDKSSRVLILGLGSVGLMAAEYLRSKGVESIDALENFGIRGQLSCAKNIAMQINDFTSDFNDSYDIVIEATGRILLLEKAIRLLRPEGKIVLMGNYEVLAYDYRLIQHKEPVIICSNITSYEHLLSSQKLLESEGIESEKFFTNVYAVNQFELAYRVALDSKDAIKTVISWI, from the coding sequence ATGCAAGGTCAAGCAGAAGCAATTATTCTTCCCAAAGCAAACAAACTCAAACTCAACTCGGTACTCTACAGCGCCGATAACCCGAACGACATCCTTGTTAAAACAATTGCAACCACCATTACACCGGGCGTCGATCGTTTGATCCTAACCAATAAACCGGTATCACACAGGGTATTGAACTATCCGATCATACTCGGGAGTGAAATGATCGGACAAGTTATGGAAACAGGACCGGAAGTATCGGCAGTTAAACCCGGCGACTTTGTCTACACATTCAAAGGCGACCGTTGGGCAGGAATCGAGACGTACTATGGCTGTCATGCCGAAGTTGTTCCCACCTCAGAGGAAAACGTTCTTCCTTTGGGTCGCAAGCCAATACACAGGGACCTTCTCACCGGTCTCTTAGGATATGTTATAGCAGCGATCGAAAAGGCTCGACCCGACAAATCCAGCCGTGTTCTTATTCTCGGGCTTGGATCAGTTGGATTGATGGCAGCAGAGTATCTTCGGAGTAAAGGTGTCGAATCAATCGACGCTCTTGAAAATTTCGGTATTCGCGGTCAGCTTTCCTGCGCAAAAAACATCGCGATGCAAATCAACGATTTCACGAGTGATTTCAATGACTCCTATGATATCGTTATCGAGGCCACCGGTCGGATACTACTCCTTGAAAAAGCAATTCGGCTCCTCAGGCCAGAAGGCAAAATAGTGCTCATGGGAAACTATGAAGTACTCGCCTACGATTATCGCCTGATCCAGCATAAAGAACCGGTTATTATCTGTTCGAATATAACCTCTTACGAGCATCTCCTTTCTTCCCAGAAACTTCTTGAAAGTGAAGGTATCGAGAGCGAGAAATTTTTCACCAACGTTTACGCTGTCAATCAATTCGAGCTTGCCTACAGGGTCGCTCTTGACAGCAAAGATGCGATTAAAACCGTCATCAGCTGGATTTAA
- a CDS encoding phage holin family protein, whose amino-acid sequence MAYILLMWLINALSVYATASLLGGIYIKSFWAALIVALVLGLVNAIVKPVLVFFSIPFIIVTLGLFLLVINALMLMLAAAIVDGFSVNSFGWAVLGSLVISLVSWMLSSIFNI is encoded by the coding sequence ATGGCTTATATACTACTTATGTGGCTCATCAATGCCCTGTCGGTCTATGCTACTGCAAGCCTTCTGGGGGGCATTTACATAAAAAGTTTTTGGGCTGCTCTCATTGTAGCCCTTGTACTCGGTCTGGTCAATGCTATTGTTAAACCAGTCCTGGTGTTTTTCTCCATCCCTTTCATCATCGTTACCTTAGGGCTTTTTCTATTGGTTATCAATGCACTCATGCTCATGCTTGCTGCTGCAATCGTTGACGGGTTTTCGGTAAACAGTTTTGGATGGGCTGTTCTTGGCTCCCTGGTCATCAGTCTCGTATCCTGGATGTTAAGCTCTATTTTCAACATATAA
- a CDS encoding ABC transporter ATP-binding protein, with amino-acid sequence MNDAAIRLSGISKKFGELWANRDISLDIQTGSIHAIVGENGAGKSTLTRIIYGLSTPTSGTISIRGRNIRFSTPRQAIAEGIGMVHQHFMLIPELSVTENIILGAEHCPLFAPLKKKEASLKIQSIAENHELALDPDMLVSELSVGEEQRVEILKLLYREASILILDEPTAVLTPSETEQLFKTLKSLQQEGKTIILITHKLDEVLRVSDMVSVMRKGKIVATKTTSSVTKSDLANLMVGRNVLLQVDNPLEIPGKRILQVSHVSLTDSKGRSRLNDLSFEVNAGEIYGIAGVEGNGQRELLTLLWGMAEPQHITKGTVSLEGASLLGKNSAEIASSGVSHIPEDRLKHAVISNFSISENIIFGRHREDKFLKFAGFDATAVNNYTKSMIDLYDVRCELQNNPSLASLSGGNQQKIVLAREIDRPDLKLLILAQPTRGVDIGAIEMIHKKIIETRDRGVAILLISAELDEIISLSSRIGCFYKGTIRHEFSMEEVRQGRSSEQDFEKEIGMFIT; translated from the coding sequence ATGAATGATGCAGCGATACGTTTATCGGGTATCTCAAAAAAGTTCGGTGAGTTATGGGCTAACCGCGACATCTCATTGGATATCCAAACCGGATCGATTCATGCCATCGTCGGAGAGAACGGAGCCGGGAAAAGCACGTTGACCAGAATAATCTACGGCCTTTCCACGCCAACGTCAGGCACCATTTCCATCAGAGGAAGAAACATACGTTTCAGCACTCCGCGCCAAGCCATTGCCGAAGGAATCGGTATGGTCCACCAGCATTTCATGCTGATACCGGAGCTCAGCGTTACGGAAAACATCATACTTGGAGCTGAGCACTGCCCACTTTTTGCCCCACTGAAGAAAAAAGAAGCTTCGCTGAAAATTCAGTCCATCGCTGAAAATCATGAGCTTGCTCTCGACCCTGATATGCTTGTATCCGAACTCTCCGTCGGAGAAGAACAAAGAGTTGAAATTCTGAAGCTACTGTACCGCGAAGCCAGCATACTGATTCTCGATGAACCAACAGCTGTACTTACTCCTTCTGAGACAGAACAGCTTTTCAAGACACTCAAATCTCTTCAGCAAGAGGGCAAAACCATAATCTTGATTACCCACAAACTCGATGAAGTTCTGAGGGTTTCCGATATGGTAAGCGTGATGCGCAAGGGAAAAATTGTCGCAACAAAAACAACGAGCTCCGTCACGAAGAGTGATCTTGCCAATTTGATGGTAGGCAGAAATGTTCTGCTCCAAGTCGACAACCCCTTGGAAATACCAGGAAAACGCATATTGCAAGTCTCTCATGTCAGTCTCACCGATTCCAAAGGACGCTCAAGACTCAATGACCTCTCTTTCGAAGTCAATGCAGGTGAGATATACGGCATCGCAGGGGTCGAGGGAAATGGACAGCGTGAATTGCTTACCCTGCTTTGGGGGATGGCTGAACCACAACACATAACGAAAGGCACTGTCTCTCTCGAGGGAGCATCCCTTTTAGGGAAAAATTCAGCAGAAATTGCATCATCAGGTGTTTCCCACATTCCTGAAGATCGCCTGAAGCACGCTGTGATATCCAATTTCTCTATAAGCGAAAACATCATTTTCGGTCGCCATAGGGAAGACAAATTTCTCAAGTTCGCGGGCTTCGATGCAACCGCCGTCAACAACTATACAAAAAGCATGATCGACCTCTACGATGTACGTTGTGAACTGCAAAACAACCCATCCCTTGCAAGCCTTTCAGGTGGTAACCAACAGAAAATAGTACTGGCAAGAGAAATCGATCGTCCTGATCTCAAATTGCTCATTCTTGCCCAGCCTACTCGTGGAGTCGATATCGGCGCCATTGAAATGATCCACAAAAAAATCATCGAGACAAGAGATAGAGGTGTTGCCATACTTCTCATCTCTGCCGAACTCGATGAGATCATTTCGTTATCGTCCAGAATCGGTTGCTTTTACAAAGGAACTATCCGGCATGAGTTTTCCATGGAAGAAGTCCGTCAAGGAAGATCCTCCGAACAGGATTTCGAAAAAGAAATTGGCATGTTCATTACCTGA
- a CDS encoding ABC transporter permease — protein MQNRSIKFVIPLLATAVALVISALLIMTTGRDPLMIYQKMFSMTFGSDYGTGQIVFRTTSLILTGLAVAIPFKVKLLNIGGEGQVLAGAFTAAFVGIMLPPQTPPLIAISICSTSAMIAGSSIGLLAGWLKVRFGINEVISTIMLNFIVHAFVGYLLTWHLAVPSTVHTPEIIQSAQVPMFDSVIGIWRKSPANISTLFALTASLLSWIMIFKTTTGYEMRAVGLQPEAAGYAGISTNTHIMKAMAIGGAMAGLASTNLVLGYKHFYEAGLTSGIGFIGIAVALLALAHPLWLVASALLFGFLEYGGLTVNAYVPKDIFMMVQAITILMILVLTKTLR, from the coding sequence ATGCAAAACCGTTCTATCAAGTTTGTCATTCCACTGCTTGCGACAGCAGTTGCATTGGTTATCAGTGCATTGCTGATCATGACAACAGGAAGAGACCCCTTGATGATCTATCAGAAAATGTTCTCGATGACATTCGGTTCGGATTATGGAACCGGACAGATCGTATTCAGAACAACCTCCCTCATCCTGACCGGACTGGCTGTAGCTATCCCCTTCAAGGTAAAACTGCTCAATATCGGAGGTGAAGGCCAGGTTCTTGCCGGCGCATTTACAGCTGCTTTTGTCGGCATCATGCTTCCCCCCCAGACACCGCCGCTCATTGCCATATCGATTTGCTCAACATCAGCCATGATTGCAGGAAGTTCCATAGGTCTCCTTGCCGGGTGGCTGAAAGTCCGATTCGGCATCAACGAAGTAATATCGACAATCATGCTGAATTTCATCGTACATGCTTTTGTCGGTTACCTCTTGACCTGGCATCTTGCCGTCCCATCAACCGTTCATACCCCTGAAATCATCCAGTCGGCACAAGTGCCAATGTTCGATAGCGTAATCGGTATCTGGCGAAAATCCCCGGCAAATATCAGCACTCTGTTTGCACTTACCGCCAGTCTTTTATCATGGATCATGATATTCAAAACCACTACAGGATATGAAATGAGGGCCGTAGGCCTGCAACCCGAAGCCGCAGGATATGCCGGTATCAGTACAAACACACACATCATGAAAGCGATGGCCATAGGTGGCGCTATGGCTGGCCTTGCATCGACGAACCTCGTACTCGGCTACAAGCATTTTTATGAGGCGGGGCTGACAAGCGGAATAGGCTTCATCGGGATCGCTGTAGCACTACTCGCTCTGGCTCATCCTTTATGGCTTGTTGCTTCCGCCCTGTTGTTCGGGTTTCTGGAATACGGAGGTCTGACTGTCAATGCTTACGTACCAAAAGACATTTTCATGATGGTACAGGCAATTACAATTCTGATGATACTGGTACTAACAAAAACCTTACGCTGA
- the rpoN gene encoding RNA polymerase factor sigma-54 codes for MPDIKLQQSQRTQLSSQQIMTSQLLQLPLMHLEQRIFDELQDNPMLELEEQKGESVDDSGGKSGDEPEEGMFDSVDRFEKDGAGETDGGKKDDQEGRLQFTIDNRPKESFIQAVQQDSCEEKLLKDLSLQEGIGTRELLIAIEILGNLDDDGYLKEDFPVIVYGLGQNGIEVDEWEVKSILKRIQYLDPPGIGVHNLQERLLIQLEAKTGRDKTPSDTLALHILAEHYDDFLNNRYERILKQLQISPSQLESAITVISTLDPHPFVAGVSADEYIVPDFIVTYENGRLTAVLNDRSNMTVHVSGEYQDVLKSRGVPTEDRKYMRQKLSRAKEFASAIAQRRNTLIKVIEALMNFQYDFFVTGPEKLVPLVMKDVAEKTGFDLSTISRAVNGKYVQTRFGTFELKYFFSGSLPTEEGEDLSTKIIKQYIKELIDAEDSAKPLNDDKLAKMLEEKGIKIARRTVAKYREQMQIPVARLRKKIF; via the coding sequence ATGCCAGACATTAAGCTTCAGCAAAGCCAGAGAACTCAGCTGTCTTCTCAACAGATTATGACAAGTCAGCTGCTCCAACTTCCGTTAATGCATCTCGAGCAGCGGATTTTCGATGAGTTGCAGGATAATCCCATGCTTGAACTCGAGGAGCAGAAAGGGGAATCGGTAGATGATTCCGGTGGAAAGAGTGGTGATGAACCTGAAGAGGGGATGTTCGATTCTGTCGATCGCTTTGAAAAAGACGGGGCGGGGGAAACCGATGGAGGAAAAAAGGACGATCAGGAAGGAAGGCTGCAGTTTACCATTGATAATCGTCCGAAAGAGAGTTTTATCCAGGCGGTTCAGCAGGATTCGTGCGAGGAAAAACTGTTGAAAGACCTTTCATTACAGGAAGGAATCGGTACCAGGGAGTTGCTGATAGCAATTGAAATTCTCGGAAATCTCGATGATGACGGTTATTTGAAGGAAGATTTTCCGGTTATCGTCTACGGACTCGGACAAAACGGTATCGAAGTTGATGAGTGGGAAGTGAAGAGCATTCTCAAAAGGATACAGTATCTGGACCCTCCGGGTATAGGTGTTCATAATCTTCAGGAACGGTTGCTTATTCAGCTTGAAGCGAAAACCGGTAGAGACAAGACCCCGTCCGATACTCTGGCCTTGCATATTCTTGCAGAGCATTACGATGATTTTCTCAATAACCGTTATGAGCGGATCCTCAAGCAGTTACAGATCAGTCCGTCACAGCTGGAATCGGCAATAACTGTCATTTCCACACTTGACCCTCATCCTTTTGTTGCCGGGGTCAGTGCTGACGAATACATCGTTCCCGACTTCATCGTGACATATGAAAACGGTCGCCTTACTGCAGTGCTGAATGATCGAAGCAATATGACGGTTCACGTCTCGGGAGAGTACCAGGATGTTCTCAAGAGTAGGGGGGTTCCCACCGAAGACAGGAAGTACATGCGCCAGAAGTTGAGTCGTGCAAAAGAGTTCGCAAGTGCCATTGCCCAGCGTCGGAACACTCTCATCAAGGTCATAGAGGCTTTGATGAATTTTCAGTATGATTTTTTTGTTACCGGTCCTGAGAAACTCGTGCCTCTCGTTATGAAAGACGTAGCTGAAAAAACAGGGTTCGATCTTTCGACGATCAGCAGGGCGGTGAATGGCAAGTATGTTCAGACCAGGTTCGGTACCTTTGAACTCAAATATTTTTTCAGTGGTAGCTTGCCTACCGAAGAGGGTGAGGATCTTTCGACAAAGATCATCAAGCAATATATAAAAGAGCTGATTGATGCCGAAGACTCTGCAAAGCCGCTGAACGATGATAAGCTTGCAAAGATGCTTGAGGAGAAAGGCATAAAGATTGCTCGCAGAACGGTTGCAAAATACCGTGAACAAATGCAAATTCCAGTAGCAAGATTAAGAAAAAAAATATTTTAA
- a CDS encoding DUF3109 family protein: MLAIDDVLIDDGVPGAFFSCDLVLCKGACCVEGELGAPVLEEEADSLREITGTVTEKLPEKNRRYIRRYGCLEIYQGNFYTRTIEGRECVFAFRDKEITFCAIEKRKPLSCRLFPIRIKKKFGLDYLVYERHAMCRQAAKGGIDKSVLLVDYVAEALIECYGLTWYRRLKDLLANSPMNYARH, translated from the coding sequence ATGCTTGCTATTGATGACGTGCTCATAGATGACGGGGTTCCCGGGGCATTTTTTTCTTGTGATCTTGTTTTGTGCAAGGGTGCATGTTGTGTTGAAGGGGAACTCGGAGCTCCGGTGTTGGAAGAGGAGGCGGATTCTCTGCGTGAAATCACAGGTACGGTCACTGAAAAACTTCCGGAAAAAAACAGACGCTATATCAGACGTTACGGCTGCCTGGAAATATATCAGGGTAACTTCTATACCCGAACCATAGAAGGACGTGAATGTGTTTTCGCCTTTCGTGATAAGGAAATAACGTTTTGCGCCATAGAAAAGAGAAAACCGCTCTCATGCAGGTTGTTTCCGATCAGGATTAAAAAAAAGTTTGGATTGGATTATCTTGTCTATGAGCGGCATGCAATGTGCCGGCAAGCTGCAAAAGGAGGGATCGACAAAAGTGTTCTTCTTGTTGATTATGTTGCAGAAGCCTTGATTGAGTGTTACGGCTTGACATGGTATCGCCGCTTGAAAGACTTATTAGCGAATTCTCCCATGAATTATGCCAGACATTAA
- the folD gene encoding bifunctional methylenetetrahydrofolate dehydrogenase/methenyltetrahydrofolate cyclohydrolase FolD, translating into MTIIDGKKISSDIKHELKTSVAACKQQVNAVPGLTVIIVGEDPASQVYVRNKAKSCKEIGMNSEVIELPKEITQEQLLSRIEALNIDPEVHGILVQQPLPPHIDEYAVTMAISPSKDVDGFHPENVGQMVLGNLNKCFLSCTPYGILELLSRYNIETRGKHCVVVGRSNIVGKPMANLMLQKLEATNCTVTICHSATKNMSELTRQADILIVAIGRANFITKDMVKPGAVVIDVGMNRIEDASRKSGYRLVGDVDYNPVSENASAITPVPGGVGPMTIAMLLKNTLQSFMRANSIEAL; encoded by the coding sequence ATGACAATCATTGACGGTAAAAAGATCTCAAGCGACATCAAACATGAACTGAAAACCTCCGTTGCGGCATGCAAACAGCAAGTCAATGCCGTACCGGGTCTCACCGTAATCATTGTCGGGGAAGACCCTGCATCACAGGTCTATGTACGAAACAAGGCTAAAAGCTGCAAAGAAATCGGCATGAACTCCGAAGTCATAGAACTCCCGAAAGAAATAACCCAGGAACAGCTTCTTTCCAGAATAGAAGCATTGAACATAGACCCGGAAGTCCACGGCATACTCGTTCAGCAACCGCTTCCCCCGCATATCGACGAGTACGCGGTCACCATGGCAATCTCCCCTTCAAAGGATGTAGACGGGTTCCATCCGGAAAACGTCGGTCAGATGGTGCTCGGCAACCTGAATAAATGCTTCCTGAGCTGTACCCCCTATGGCATTCTCGAACTGCTTTCACGATACAACATCGAAACCAGGGGAAAGCATTGTGTCGTTGTCGGAAGGAGCAACATCGTCGGGAAACCTATGGCGAACCTGATGCTGCAAAAACTCGAAGCAACAAACTGTACAGTCACCATATGCCACTCGGCAACGAAAAACATGTCTGAACTGACCAGGCAGGCGGATATTCTGATTGTAGCTATCGGCAGAGCAAATTTCATCACGAAAGATATGGTCAAACCCGGTGCCGTAGTCATCGACGTCGGCATGAATCGAATTGAAGATGCATCGCGAAAATCCGGCTACCGGCTTGTCGGCGACGTGGATTACAACCCTGTCTCCGAAAACGCTTCGGCCATCACTCCGGTTCCGGGAGGCGTCGGCCCGATGACCATAGCCATGTTGCTGAAAAATACACTCCAGTCGTTCATGCGAGCCAATTCCATTGAAGCCCTGTAA
- the hslV gene encoding ATP-dependent protease subunit HslV gives MEMNGKPKLRATTVLGVIRNGKAALGSDGQMTLGNTVIKHSTKKIRRLRQANLITGFAGATADAVTLLDRFEEKLQAYGGQLERAAVELARDWRTDKYLRRLEAMLAVVGQEKALIISGTGDVIEPEDGIVAIGSGSMFALASARSLLKHTALEASDIVRESLKIAADICIYTNDHIILEEV, from the coding sequence ATGGAGATGAATGGGAAGCCGAAGCTGAGAGCCACAACGGTCCTCGGTGTTATCAGAAACGGGAAAGCGGCTCTTGGCAGTGACGGCCAGATGACTCTTGGAAACACGGTTATTAAACACAGTACGAAGAAAATACGAAGATTGCGTCAGGCAAATCTGATTACCGGATTTGCCGGAGCCACCGCGGATGCAGTGACGCTTCTTGACCGCTTTGAAGAAAAGTTGCAGGCTTACGGTGGCCAGCTTGAAAGAGCTGCCGTTGAGTTGGCCAGAGACTGGCGTACCGATAAGTATCTGCGTCGCCTCGAGGCGATGCTTGCGGTTGTGGGCCAGGAAAAAGCGCTGATCATATCAGGTACGGGTGATGTTATCGAGCCTGAAGACGGTATCGTTGCAATTGGCAGCGGAAGCATGTTTGCTCTTGCTTCGGCTCGTTCATTGTTGAAACACACCGCATTGGAGGCATCGGATATTGTAAGGGAGAGCCTGAAGATCGCAGCTGACATATGTATTTATACCAATGACCACATTATTCTTGAAGAAGTATGA
- the hslU gene encoding ATP-dependent protease ATPase subunit HslU, producing the protein MTDQKQPKVLEIAENTTVNNSLISNEFLTPNQIVSRLDKYIIGQQEAKKAVAIALRNRLRRQNVSEELRDEIMPNNIIMIGPTGVGKTEIARRLAKLANAPFVKVEASKFTEVGYVGRDVESMIRDLTDQAVNMVRNEKSEEVKEKAANLAEERLLDILLPTVPSSPYEREEDDAVDGAGDEKASADLEDAINKKSREKMLERLRSGRMEDRQIEMELSTDSQGGMMQIFGPLGQMEELGGIMQDLMSGLPKKRKKRRVTIAEARKLLEQEEVQKLIDMDAVIKEAVCKVEDSGIVFIDEIDKIAAPTTGAGGKGPDVSREGVQRDLLPIVEGSNVATKHGMVRTDHVLFIASGAFHVAKPSDLIPELQGRFPIRVELKSLTEEDFYKILTQPKNALIKQYKALLQTEGVELDFTDEAIKELAAIAAQVNESVENIGARRLHTIMTNLLEELMFAIPEKCSDEKIVIDKAMVGEKLSVIIKDRDLSQYIL; encoded by the coding sequence ATGACAGATCAAAAACAGCCAAAAGTTCTTGAAATAGCTGAAAATACAACAGTGAATAACTCTTTAATCAGTAACGAATTTCTTACCCCCAATCAGATTGTTTCTCGCCTGGATAAATATATCATCGGTCAGCAGGAAGCAAAGAAAGCCGTCGCGATTGCGCTCAGAAACCGTTTGCGCCGTCAGAATGTCAGTGAGGAACTGCGTGATGAGATAATGCCCAACAACATTATTATGATAGGGCCTACCGGGGTTGGTAAAACCGAAATTGCACGCAGGCTTGCAAAGCTTGCAAATGCTCCTTTTGTCAAGGTTGAGGCTTCCAAGTTCACGGAAGTAGGATATGTGGGACGTGACGTCGAGTCGATGATCCGCGATCTGACGGATCAGGCGGTCAATATGGTGAGGAATGAAAAATCCGAAGAAGTCAAGGAAAAAGCAGCCAATCTGGCTGAAGAACGCTTGCTCGATATTTTGTTGCCGACAGTACCGTCATCCCCTTATGAAAGAGAAGAAGATGATGCAGTGGATGGTGCCGGAGATGAAAAAGCAAGTGCCGATCTTGAAGATGCCATCAACAAAAAAAGCCGGGAGAAGATGCTGGAACGCCTCCGTTCGGGAAGAATGGAAGATCGTCAGATAGAGATGGAACTGAGTACCGATTCACAAGGCGGAATGATGCAGATTTTCGGTCCTCTCGGACAAATGGAGGAACTTGGGGGAATAATGCAGGATCTGATGAGTGGTCTTCCGAAAAAACGCAAAAAAAGAAGGGTGACGATCGCTGAAGCGAGAAAGCTGCTTGAGCAGGAGGAAGTGCAGAAGCTTATCGATATGGATGCGGTTATAAAGGAGGCGGTTTGCAAGGTGGAAGATTCCGGTATTGTGTTCATCGATGAAATCGATAAAATTGCCGCTCCTACAACCGGTGCCGGTGGTAAGGGGCCGGATGTCAGCCGGGAAGGCGTCCAGCGTGACCTGCTTCCTATCGTTGAAGGTTCCAATGTCGCGACGAAGCATGGGATGGTCCGGACCGATCACGTTCTTTTCATCGCTTCGGGGGCGTTTCATGTGGCCAAACCTTCCGACCTGATTCCTGAATTACAAGGGCGTTTTCCTATTCGTGTTGAACTGAAAAGTCTTACCGAAGAAGATTTCTACAAAATCCTTACCCAGCCGAAAAACGCTTTGATCAAACAGTACAAGGCTCTTTTACAAACCGAAGGGGTTGAGCTTGATTTTACTGATGAGGCAATCAAGGAGCTCGCGGCCATTGCCGCTCAGGTCAACGAATCGGTTGAAAATATCGGGGCGAGAAGATTGCATACCATCATGACCAACCTTCTTGAGGAGCTCATGTTCGCCATTCCGGAGAAATGCAGTGATGAAAAAATCG
- the radA gene encoding DNA repair protein RadA, whose product MAKSAIRYICTSCGAVSLKYSGKCFACQSWGTLEESAIEEPLAGKTSTDNVLPASETLQHPENSVSQQRISTGIGELDRVLGGGLMPASAILIGGEPGIGKSTLMLQLARHTSPLNILYVSGEESPSQIRDRAKRLSIISNDLKLVPEVNLEKIIGVIERDQPDIVIIDSIQTLYSGEYKSSAGTITQIRECTSELIRSAKSRNFILLVIGHITKTGSLAGPKTLEHMVDTVLQFEGEGYQWYRMIRSVKNRFGPTNEIGVFRMDEKGLEEVKNPSEFFISGRSTGVPGNSVLAAIEGSRAVLVEVQALVSKTNYPMPQRISSGVDLKRITIILAVLEKRLGIPTWGQDVFIKVAGGLKLVEPASDLAVAAAVASGVSNTALSPGMVCAGEIGLSGELRAISDGERRIREAAHLGFDTIILPEANTRELKTSIRKLPVTVTGCNSLQEALNHMHL is encoded by the coding sequence ATGGCAAAATCAGCAATCCGCTATATCTGCACCAGTTGCGGTGCAGTCTCGCTTAAATATTCCGGTAAATGTTTTGCCTGCCAGAGCTGGGGAACCCTTGAAGAATCGGCCATCGAAGAACCATTGGCGGGCAAAACCTCCACCGACAATGTTCTACCCGCTTCGGAAACGTTGCAGCACCCTGAAAATTCTGTGTCTCAGCAAAGAATTTCAACAGGAATCGGAGAACTTGACCGGGTACTCGGTGGAGGCCTGATGCCGGCTTCAGCAATCCTTATCGGCGGCGAACCGGGCATTGGCAAATCAACCCTGATGCTCCAGCTCGCCCGACATACTTCACCCCTGAATATTCTCTATGTTTCGGGAGAAGAATCGCCGTCACAAATCAGGGACCGTGCCAAAAGACTATCCATCATATCCAATGACCTGAAGCTTGTTCCGGAAGTCAATCTTGAAAAAATAATCGGGGTCATCGAACGTGATCAGCCTGATATCGTCATCATCGACTCGATACAAACGCTCTATTCCGGAGAATACAAAAGTTCGGCCGGAACAATAACGCAGATACGAGAATGCACCTCGGAGCTCATCCGCTCAGCCAAAAGCCGCAACTTCATCCTGCTCGTCATCGGCCACATCACCAAAACCGGTTCACTTGCCGGTCCGAAAACACTCGAACATATGGTCGATACGGTTCTCCAGTTCGAAGGTGAAGGCTATCAGTGGTACCGAATGATCCGTTCGGTCAAAAACCGGTTCGGACCAACAAACGAGATCGGTGTATTCCGGATGGATGAAAAAGGGCTCGAAGAAGTAAAAAATCCTTCGGAATTCTTTATATCCGGCCGCTCCACCGGCGTACCGGGAAACTCGGTGCTTGCCGCCATTGAAGGATCGAGGGCTGTGCTGGTAGAGGTGCAGGCATTGGTCAGTAAAACAAACTACCCGATGCCACAGCGAATAAGTTCGGGGGTCGATCTGAAACGAATAACAATCATTCTCGCCGTTCTCGAAAAAAGGCTTGGTATACCTACCTGGGGACAGGATGTTTTCATCAAGGTAGCGGGAGGATTGAAACTGGTTGAACCCGCATCGGATCTGGCGGTGGCGGCTGCGGTCGCTTCCGGAGTCAGCAATACCGCTCTATCCCCCGGTATGGTATGTGCGGGGGAAATCGGACTTTCGGGTGAACTCAGAGCGATAAGCGACGGAGAACGCCGGATACGCGAGGCCGCCCACCTCGGATTCGACACGATTATATTGCCGGAAGCGAACACCAGAGAACTGAAAACCTCCATCCGCAAACTTCCCGTTACGGTAACAGGCTGCAACTCCCTACAAGAAGCCCTGAATCACATGCACCTCTAA